Proteins found in one Drosophila busckii strain San Diego stock center, stock number 13000-0081.31 chromosome 2R, ASM1175060v1, whole genome shotgun sequence genomic segment:
- the LOC108597746 gene encoding UPF0545 protein C22orf39 homolog, with amino-acid sequence MPPQSENVETKQSNSNEKLTDTWAIRSCHLYKDEYDDCTSFKARFNQYFIFGKSIDCSSWLTDFRNCERYEQSQGKDVAAGDAIIKSEEQRRNARLQAHYANDTWQKRKQPPEDWAKPLPEWLEKRNENTYLELKQKELMGLATPQEEDRSFCAIM; translated from the exons atgcCACCGCAAAGTGAAAATGTTGAAACAAAACAGTCGAATTCTAATGAAAAGTTAACAGACACATGGGCT ATACGCTCATGCCACTTGTACAAAGATGAGTACGACGACTGCACTAGCTTCAAGGCGCGTTTCAaccaatattttattttcggcAAGAGCATAGATTGCTCCAGCTGGCTGACGGACTTTAGAAACTGTGAACGCTATGAGCAGTCTCAGGGCAAAGATGTGGCAGCTGGCGatgctataattaaaagcgAGGAGCAGCGGCGAAACGCAAGACTGCAAGCACACTATGCTAACGACACTTGGCAGAAGCGTAAGCAGCCTCCAGAAGATTGGGCCAAACCGCTGCCTGAATGGCTGGAGAAGCGCAATGAGAACACATACTTGGAGCTGAAGCAGAAGGAATTGATGGGTCTGGCGACGCCGCAGGAAGAGGATCGTTCGTTTTGTGCTATAATGTAA
- the LOC108597745 gene encoding transcription factor Adf-1 isoform X1 — MHTLSAAIEMDKLDANLEQQFDLNLIEAVKMNPVIYDRSHYNYKHFVRKAQTWKQIAETLGVSEQKCTKRWKSLRDKFAREMKLCQESRWRYFKQMQFLVDSIRQYRESLLGKCANGSQGQVSDPSQQQQAQQQTVVDIFAQPFNGSATTSAQALTHPHEITVTGDAQLATAVGKDQKPYFYEPPLKRERSEEEHNDNMLNTIKIFQNNVSQAVSAEDQSFGMVVTDMLNTLGVRQKAEAKVHIIKYLTDMQLLAQHNKY; from the exons A TGCACACACTTAGTGCAGCCATTGAAATGGATAAACTGGATGCGAATCTTGAGCAGCAGTTTGATCTTAATCTGATTGAGGCTGTCAAAATGAATCCCGTTATATACGATCGCTCACATTACAATTACAAGCACTTTGTGCGTAAGGCGCAAACCTGGAAGCAAATCGCCGAGACACTTGGCGTTAGCG aacaaaaatgcacaaaacgTTGGAAAAGCTTGCGTGATAAATTTGCACGCGAAATGAAATTATGCCAGGAATCGCGCTGGCgctattttaagcaaatgcaatttctaGTTGACTCTATCAGGCAATACCGTGAATCATTGCTTGGAAAATGCGCCAACGGCAGTCAGGGTCAGGTGTCTGATCCctcgcaacaacagcaggcacagcaacaaactgttgTGGATATATTCGCTCAGCCTTTTAATGGAAGCGCCACAACCTCGGCTCAGGCACTAACACATCCGCATG AAATTACTGTGACTGGAGATGCGCAACTGGCCACCGCCGTAGGCAAGGATCAGAAGCCATATTTCTATGAGCCTCCATTGAAACGAGAGCGCAGCGAGGAGGAGCATAACGATAATATGCTAAACACCATCAAGATATTTCAAAACAATGTCTCACAGGCCGTCAGTGCTGAGGATCAATCGTTTGGCATGGTTGTCACCGATATGCTCAACACGCTGGGCGTGCGACAAAAGGCCGAAGCCAAGGTGCACATTATTAAGTATCTGACGgatatgcagctgctggcccAGCATAACAAATACTAA
- the LOC108597745 gene encoding transcription factor Adf-1 isoform X2 encodes MDKLDANLEQQFDLNLIEAVKMNPVIYDRSHYNYKHFVRKAQTWKQIAETLGVSEQKCTKRWKSLRDKFAREMKLCQESRWRYFKQMQFLVDSIRQYRESLLGKCANGSQGQVSDPSQQQQAQQQTVVDIFAQPFNGSATTSAQALTHPHEITVTGDAQLATAVGKDQKPYFYEPPLKRERSEEEHNDNMLNTIKIFQNNVSQAVSAEDQSFGMVVTDMLNTLGVRQKAEAKVHIIKYLTDMQLLAQHNKY; translated from the exons ATGGATAAACTGGATGCGAATCTTGAGCAGCAGTTTGATCTTAATCTGATTGAGGCTGTCAAAATGAATCCCGTTATATACGATCGCTCACATTACAATTACAAGCACTTTGTGCGTAAGGCGCAAACCTGGAAGCAAATCGCCGAGACACTTGGCGTTAGCG aacaaaaatgcacaaaacgTTGGAAAAGCTTGCGTGATAAATTTGCACGCGAAATGAAATTATGCCAGGAATCGCGCTGGCgctattttaagcaaatgcaatttctaGTTGACTCTATCAGGCAATACCGTGAATCATTGCTTGGAAAATGCGCCAACGGCAGTCAGGGTCAGGTGTCTGATCCctcgcaacaacagcaggcacagcaacaaactgttgTGGATATATTCGCTCAGCCTTTTAATGGAAGCGCCACAACCTCGGCTCAGGCACTAACACATCCGCATG AAATTACTGTGACTGGAGATGCGCAACTGGCCACCGCCGTAGGCAAGGATCAGAAGCCATATTTCTATGAGCCTCCATTGAAACGAGAGCGCAGCGAGGAGGAGCATAACGATAATATGCTAAACACCATCAAGATATTTCAAAACAATGTCTCACAGGCCGTCAGTGCTGAGGATCAATCGTTTGGCATGGTTGTCACCGATATGCTCAACACGCTGGGCGTGCGACAAAAGGCCGAAGCCAAGGTGCACATTATTAAGTATCTGACGgatatgcagctgctggcccAGCATAACAAATACTAA